Within Candidatus Acidiferrales bacterium, the genomic segment GGTTCAGGTCCCCCTGCTCGGTCTTGGTCGGTATGCCCGTGGAAGGCCCGCCGCGTTGCACCTCGACAATCACGACCGGGACTTCCATCATGCCCGCCTGGCCAATCGCTTCCGTCATCAAAGCAAAACCGCCGCCCGAGGTGCCACACATGGCGCGCACGCCGGCGTGGCCGGCGCCGACCGCCATGTTGACCACCGCCAGCTCGTCTTCGCATTGCTTGACGACCACGCCGCAGCGCTCTCCGTGGCTGGCCATCCAGTGCAGAATCGCCGAGGCCGGCGTCATGGGATAGGCGGAATAGAATTTGCAACCGGCGGCGACAGCGCCCAGGCTGATCGCTTCGTTGCCGGTGACAAACAGCCGGCGAGAGCGGGAAAAATTCCAGGAATAGTCCAGCGGAACAAACGCCTGCCGGGCGTAGTCGTAGCCGGCTCGGGCAAGTCGCACGTTTTGATCTACAATCGCCTCGCCCTTGTACAGGAAGGTATCCCTGAGCACTCCCCCGGCCATTTCAAAGTCGAGGCCGAGGAGGAAGAGAACAGCGCCGAGCGCGATCGTGTTTTGCATAACGGGCTGGAGTTTACCGGCCGCCTTGGCCAATTCGGTGACCGGAAGCGGCACCGGGACGACGCCGTCGGGCAACAACACCGCATCGCAATGGAGTTTGTCCGCGTTGAACACCACTGCTCCGCCGGGTTCGACCTCCCGCGCGTGCCGCTCGATCGAATCCTGGTTGAGAGCCATGAGCACATTCAAGTGGTCGCCGTGGGAATAGACTTTCTCCTCAGCCACGCGAAGGCGCAGCCAGATGTGGCCGCCGCGAATCACCGACTGGTAGCTGTTATAGGCATAGAGGTAGAGCCCGAGGCGAGCAGCGGTCTTGGCCAGAGCATCCCCGGCCTTGTCCAGACCATCACCGGCCGCACCGCCAATTCCGATCGTGACTTCTTTCATTTCTCCTTCCCCCTCAGCCTGGCCCCGGAAGGCCACCTCCCCAAACACGAATCAATGTAGGACAAAAATGACCCTTCCCCCCTATGGATGCGCGAGCCGGGAACGAGTCGGGGCGAGCATCCGCCGGAGCAGCCTTCTACCGCAGAAAGTCAGTTCACCACCGGGCCCAAAAAGCCGCAGGCCTGCGCTCCGACGAGTCGCGCCGCCAAAAAGAAATACACTCCACCCCCTGATCTGTGCCCCCTCATGAAGGTCTTCAGGATGCGCTGAATCAATCTATTCAATCGCGGCACGTTGCCCGCTGTCAAGCGACTTTATGCGAGGGGTTACGCAGGGGTCATCCGGCCCTGGAAGGTCAAAAGCGAGGTCAAAAGAAAGTTCAAAGCCGTGGGGGTTTCGCGGCTACCTGGAGTTCCTTCACAGGTGTTCTGTCGCTCTGCTGTCGCATCGAATGCTGTTCGAGCGGATTGACCGGCCCATGGTCGGGAGGAACTCCGTACAAGGCAAGCCCCTCAAGCCGTGCCGGACCTCTCGCGCCGGAAATGACCAACACCCCCCCTTCGGGCGGACTATCCGCCAAAGGCGCGACGACCCTCCCGCGGCGGGGTGCCCGCGAAAGCGGCAGCCCACAAGAGATGACCGCGTGCAGGCTCTAGATCGCCGCCGCAGCAGTGGCTTGCTCCAAAATGGCCACCGCCCGGGCGACTTCCGCAACGCCGAAAATCAACAGCGGCGCATTCGTCCCCGGCTCGACCCCGACGTAGGCGTAGTTGATGTTGATGTTGGCTTCACCGAGTCGCGAAGCGGCTCGCGCCAACTCGCCCGGCCGGTGTGGAAGTTTGACTTGCGCGACTTCAGTCTCTGTACAGGCCAGTTGCTCGCTATCAATGACCGTTTTGGCCGTCGCCGGATTATCCACCACGAGGCGGACCAGGCTCTTTCCCTCAAAGGGGACCGATTGGAAAGCCAGAATGTTCACTCCGCGGTCGGCCAGCGCCCGGCAGAATTTTCCGAGAGTGCCGGGCCGATCTTCCATGCGAATGGCGAATTCTTTGGACGTCGGCATGATGGGTGACCTCCTTCGCGTATGTTCCAGGAACGCATCGCCGCGTTCCTGCGAAATTCCTTTTCGAGGTTAGTCTTTAGTCAGCTTCGCAACAGTTTTGAGAGAGGGGAACCAAGCGGAAAGAGTGTGGGAAAAATGGGAAGTCTCGATGCGCCTTGAGATCGTCAGCGCTCAATCTCTTTTCGCCCACGGGCGTCGCCACCGGGCGGATCGAACACGAATGCGAGTGTTCCGCGGCAACGTGAAGGGAGATCCGCCTCAGGCGGAGAAACCCAGCTCCTCTACTCCAGGCAGCATTGTACATCGGTAGGGAGTTCCCCGCGCAAGCTATTCCTCGGCCGTGGCGGGGTCAGGACAATCCCGGGCTGCGGGTATTGGTAGCGCCAGCGGGAATTGAACCCGCATTTGCAGCTTGAAAGACTGCCGTGCTAACCATTGCACCATGGCGCCAGGGTGCTGCTGAGAATCCAATTTGTATTACATTAGAAGAAATCCGCTGAATTGACAAGGCAGGACAATTCGAAAATCAAAATTCGAAAAGCGAAACTCGAAACCCGTTTAGTTCTAAGCGCTTAACACCTTTCAGATTCGCGTTTCGAGTTTCGAGTTTCGAACTCTAGCCTTCTTGCTTCTCCTTCCATTCCTCGAACCAGGCCATCTGGATGGCTTCGAGCTTCCCTTCGTTTGACCCCTTTGGGTCGTCGCCAAAGTCGGGCAGTTCCGTCACCCACTTATGCAGGTCGGTGAAGCGAAGCGTCATCGGATCGGTGTCCGAGTGGAGTTCGATCAACTTCAGAGCGATGTCTTCCGCGTCATCCCAGGTCAAGTTGCCAGGCATGGTGCTTTCCCCCCAGCCGAGTAGCTCCCGAGTGACAGGAGTCCCGACGCCTCGGAGATGACTAATCCTCTTTCTTGGCGGTGACCATGGACGACTCGCCGCCCTCACTCACGTAGTTCCGGTTCCAGGCGGGAATCTCGATCACGATCTCACCTTCGTTCCTGGTGATGACCGACTGGCAGCCGAGCCGGGAATTGAGTTGCAGGTCAGCCGCCATGTCGAGCTTGTCCAGTTCATCGTCTTGCGCCTCGCTGAGCAGCTCCATGCCTTTCTTTACCACCACGTGACAGGTGGTACAGGCGCAATTCCCGCCGCAGGCGTGCTCGAGGTGAATCCCGTTATTGAGGGCGATATCGAGGAACGAATGCGGCTTGCCGTGCTCCCGATAGGGCATCGTTTCGAGGTCCACCTCAACGGTTTTGTTGAGCGGCAAGAATGTGATCTTCACCGACATAATCCACTATACGGCTGATCCCGCCGAAGAATCTTCAAACTTCATTCAACTTCTTCCCTTTCAAAGTCGCTTGCACGGCGCTGTCCATCAAGATCTCGGCCAGGTGATAGGTGGCCTGGTTGAGCTGGTCAATCACCTCGCGGATCTTCTTGTAATCCTCGCCGGTCGTCACCGCCTTCAACTCCGCCAGGGAAGCCTCGATCGCGGCGCGTTCCCCGGCGCCCAGCAGCGATGCCGACTCGTCGCCCAGCGACTTTTCCGTCGCTTTCAAGATCGCTTCCGCCTCATTGCGCGCCTCAACCAACTGGCGCTGCTTGAAATCCTGCTCGGCGAAGGTGAAGGACTCCTCAATCATGCGCTCGATCTCCGCTTCGCTCAGGCCGTACGAGGGCTTCACTTCCACCTTCTGCTCGCGGCCAGTGTGGAGATCAGCCGCCGCCACCGTCAAAATCCCGTTGGCGTCAATCAAAAACTTCACTTCGATCCGGGGCAGTCCAGCCGGCGCCGGGGCGATCGGCTTCAACTGAAAGCGGGCCAGCGACCGGCAATCCCGGGCCATCTCCCGCTCGCCCTGGAGCACGTGGATGTCAATGCTCGTTTGCCCCTCCACTGCCGTCGTGAACATTTCGCTGGCGCTGGCAGGAATGGTGGAATTGCGCGGGATGATCCTGGCCACCGCGCCGCCCATGGTCTCAATCCCGAGCGAGAGCGGCGTCACGTCCAGCAGCAGCATGTCCTTCACGCCGCCTTCAAGGATGTCTGCCTGAACGGCGGCGCCGAGAGCCACCACCTCATCCGGGTTCAACTCGCAGTGCGGCTTGCGGCCAAACAACTCCTCCACGCGCCGCCGCACCAACGGCATCCGCGTCGAGCCGCCGACCAAGACCACTTCATCAATCTCCGCCGGTTTTAGCCCGGCATCCTTCAGGGCCAATCGCGCCGGACCCAGCGTGCGCTCAATGATCGGTTCCACCATTTGCTCGAACTCAGCCCGGCTGAGGTCGAAGGACAACTGCAGCTTATCGGCCCCCGATCCGTGATTCCCTTGAGGCAGGTCCCACGTCGCCAGGTGAACGGCAACCGTTTCCTTCACGCTGAGTTCATGCTTGATCTGGATCGCTTGCTTTCTCAGATGCTGCCTGACCAGCGCATCGAGAGGCTGCCTGTCTTCAAAACAGGCATTGAGCTTTTCGACCAAATACTCCACCAGCAAATTGTCAATGTCATCGCCACCGAGATGGGTATCGCCATTGGTGGATTGCACCTCGAAAATGCCGTCCTTGAGCTTGAGAATGGAAATATCAAACGTCCCGCCGCCGAAGTCGTACACCGCGATCCTGCCGTTCCGCCGTTTGTCGAGCCCGTAGGCAAGCGAGGCGGCGGTCGGTTCATTGACCAAGCGAAGCACCTCAAGCCCGGCAAGCGTGCCCGCATCCTTGGTGGCCTGGCGCTGGGAGTCATTGAAGTAGGCGGGCACGGTGATCACCGCCCGATCCACTTCCTCGCCGAAGAACGTTTCCGCCCAGCTTTTCAACTCGCGGAGGATGAAGGCAGAAATCTCCGGCGGGGTAAAAACGCGCTCGCCCCGATTGGATCGGTGTTCGGCGCCACCGCCGAGCCGGACGCGAATCACGTTCTTGCTTTTCTCGTCGATCCGGAACGGAAAAATCTTCAATTCCTCGCGGACATCTTCCACGCCGCGGCCCATCAGGCGCTTGACGGAATAGATGGTGCGCTCCGGATGGGTCAGCAGCCGCTGGCGCGCCAGCTCGCCGACCACAACCTGGCCGTCCTCATCGAGCGAAACGACGGAGGGACACAGTGTCGTCCCCGCCGGCCCCTGGATGCAATTCGGCTGGCCGAACTCCGTATAGGCCACCAGGCTGAAGGTTGTGCCAAGATCGATTCCGACCACTTTCCCCATGAACGTGCTCAGACCTCCATGACTTCCTGCACATCCTCGAGCAGATTGCGAATATAGGAGCGGCGGTTCAAGATCGCATTCAAGCGATCCAGCACCGGCTTTTTTGCCTCGGCCGCAGCGCCGGTGGGCAGGGCATCCCAATTCCCGAACGTTGCGGTCAACTCGTCGTCCACCTTTTTTAATTTCGCTTCAAAATTTTTCTTCGCTTCTTTGAGGCGCCCGGCCAACTCCTCCGGCACGGCGTGGCCCGCTCTCTTTTCCATGCGCATCTCATCGAGGAACTCGTTCAAGGCAAAGACTTCTTCCAGCAGATCCTGCGGAGCTTGTTGTTTCTTGGCTCCCTCCCGGCGAGCGCCTTCGATGCGGAGCAGATATTCCGTCCGGGCCACCGGGTGGCGCAAGGTGCGATAGGCATCGTTCAAAATCGAAGATTGCTTCAAGGAAAGCGTTCGCTCCAGCGCTGACGCCTTGTGAAAATTGTCGGGGTGCAGCTTCCAGCTCATTTCGTGAAAGCGCGTTTCGAGATCGCCGGCGGCCAGCGCCAGCTTTCGATCCAGTCCGAGCGCCAGGAAGTAATCCTCCTGTGCCGGCGGCTGGATCTTCATGCAGGAACGACAAAAGGGGTCACCCCCGACCGGCGCCTGGCAACTCCAACAAAGAAGCACCGCGCCTTCCGGGGTGAGGGTGGTCGGCTTGGGTTGGTCCTTGCTCATCGAAACGGTCCGCGGTCCGAGTCCGACTTCAACCTTTGCCCGGTTACCGACGCCTCCACACACAAAAAATGGTTGGCGCTTCCTGTCCCGAGCGTTCGGGACGCAGCCAACCGCTCCAAGTCCATTCGAGATTTGGCTCCGCCGCTGGGGCGGGGCGATGGCCGGCCGCTCCTCCCCTCTGGCGCCGTTTCCCACCCCGACCGTCCGACGATTTGGGACTACGCCGAAAAGGAAGTGCCACAACCGCAGGTCTTCGACGCATTCGGGTTTTCGAAAACAAAGCCCTGCTGCATCAAGTCTTCTTTGAAATCGAGGACGGTACCTGCGAGATAGAGGTAGCTCTTGGGATCCACGAACACGCGCATGCCATCCTGGACGAACACCTTGTCGCTCGGCCTGGACTGCTTGTCGATTCTCATCGCGTAGGTGAGACCGGAGCAGCCGCCGCCCTGCACGCCCAGGCGCAACCCACCGGCTTCGATCGGGATGCCTTCCTTTTGGAGCAGTTCGCGGATCCTCTTCGCCGCTTTTTCAGTAACCGTGATCATCAGACTCCCGCGTTGCCGGAAGGGCAACGATGAATGGGCGCAGCGAAAAGTTTAGCTCTGCGAGGGGCTCGCCGTCGAGGCCGGAATGGCAGCGTGGGCTGTGGGAACCTCTTCCCCCCGTTTCTTCTTCCAGTCGCGGACGGCAGCCTTGATAGCGTCTTCGGCCAGCACCGAGCAGTGGATTTTGACGGGTGGGAGCGAAAGCTCTTTGACGATCTCGGTATTCTTGATCTTGAGCGCATCCTCCACCGTCTTGCCCTTCACCCACTCGGTGGCGAGCGATGAGCTGGCGATCGCCGACCCGCAGCCGAAGGTCTTGAACTTGGCGTCTTCAATGACCGTCGTCTCCGGGTTGACCTTGAGCTGCAACTTCATCACGTCGCCGCACTCCGGCGCGCCGACCAGCCCCGTGCCCACGTCAGGATCTTCTTTGGGCATGCTGCCGACGTTGCGGGGATTGTTGTAGTGGTCGATCACTTTGTTGGAATAAGCCATCCGAACCTCCGTTGTGTTTCAACTCGCAGACCAACTTCCAAAATTCGTTCCGGCGCTTTCGATTACGCCGTCCACTGCATCTTCTTCAGATCCACGCCCTCTTTTGCCATCTCGTAGAGCGGGGAGAGTTCGCGCAGGCGATTCACCGTCTCGACAACGCGAGCCGTAACGTAATCCACCTCTTCCTCGGTATTGAACCGGCCCAGGCCGAAGCGAATCGAGGTGTGGGCCAGGTCTTCGCCCACCCCCAATGCCTTCAGCACGTAGCTCGGCTCGAGGGTGGCTGAGGTACAGGCCGAACCCGAGCTGACCGCGACGTCATTGATACCCATCAGGAGCGATTCACCCTCGACGTAGGCGAAGCTGATGTTCATGTTGTGGGGCAGGCGGTGCGTCAAAGAGCCATTGACATAGACTTCATCAAGCTGCGAGAAGATTCTGTCCTTCAGGCGGTCGCGCAGCCGGCCCAGCCGGGCGGCTTCGTCGCCCATCTCCTTTTCGCAAAGCTCGCAGGCTTTGCCGAAACCGACGATCGAGGGCACGTTCAACGTGCCGGAACGCATGCCACGCTCATGCCCGCCGCCATCAATGATCGGAGCAACCTGCACTCGCGGATTCTTGCGGCGAACGTAAAGGGCCCCGATGCCCTTCGGTCCGTAAATCTTGTGCCCGGTCAGCGACATCAGGTCAATGTTCATTTTCTGGACATCCATCGGGATCTTGCCGACCGCCTGCACGCCGTCGGTGTGGAACAAGACACCTCGCTCACGAGTAATCTTTCCGATCTCCTCGACCGGCTGGACCACGCCAATCTCGTTGTTGGCCGCCATGATGGTGACGAGAATTGTTTTGGGTGTGATGGCGCGCTTGAGTTCGTCCAGATCAATCAGGCCGTCACCAGCCACGGGCAGGTAGGTCACCTTGAAGCCGTATTTCTCCAAACGCTTGCAGGTGTCGAGCACCGCCTTGTGCTCGATGACGCAGGTGATCAGGTGGTCGCCTTTCTCGCGATACATCTCGGCGACCCCTTTGATGGCCAGGTTGTCTGACTCGGTTGCGCCGGACGTGAAGATAATCTCTTTTGACGAGGCATTGATCAGGCGGGCAATGGTCGCTCGCGCGTCCTCGACCGCCTTCTCTGCCTCCCAGCCGAAGGCATGATTCCGGCTGGCGGCATTGCCAAACTTTTCGTTGTAAAAAGGCAGCATCGCCTCCACCACCCGCGGATCCACCGGTGTCGTGGCGTGATTGTCCATGTAGATCGGAAGCTTGATGGCCATCGCCTGCTCCTTAAGTTCGAATCGTCACCGATTCTGTGGCCAGCCGGGGCGTCCCTTCAGCGGCCAGTTCTGAAATCCGGATCGTACCCAAAACTTGCAGAATGCTGTCGTTGACCTTGCGTAGCGGCTCCCGCACCGTGCAGCGCGGCGTTTGGTAGCAGTCGCCGTGGGTCGTCACGCACGAGGTGATATAGAGTGGTCCGTCAATCGCACTGATCACCTCAAGGGCGGTAATGTCCGCGGCCGCCCGGGCAAGCGCGTAACCGCCGTTCGAACCGTGCCGCGAAACCAGCAAGCCCCGCTTGGTCAGCTTTTGCAGCACCTTCGCCATTAATTGCGCCGGGATCCCGTAAGACTCGGCAATGTCGGTGGCGCTGCAGGAAGCTGCCTGGCCTCTCATAGCCAAGTGCTTCACCGCAATCAATCCGTAGTCTGCTTTCTTTGTAAGTTTCAGCATAATATGCGACTAAATTTGTCGCATATTCATACTAAGACTTTTTCACGATTCTGTCAAGAGCATTAAGTTACTACAATCCAACAGGATAGAGCCTATCTGCCCCAATATAAGACCGTTAAATTCGGGTATTTGTCAAGAATGGCGAGTCGAAAGGGGTTATTTGCTTTTGGGCCGCATTCTAGCCGGGTTGAGTGGCAGTCATCTCAGACCAGAAATTCCGGGATTTCAAACTCGTTGTTGCGAAGGGCTCGTTCGAAAGCGGCCACCACCTTGGGGTCAAAATCCTTGCCTGAGCCCTGCACGATCATCTCCCGCACCTCGAAGGGCGAGATCGCCTTGCGGTAAGGGCGATCGGTGGTGAGGGAATCATAGACATCGGCCACGGACAAGATGCGGGCTTCGATGGGGATCTGTTCTCCCTGGAGCGGATTGTAGCCGGTGCCATCGAACTTGTCGTGGTGGGCCAAAACAATGGGGATGACGCGCTTGAGCGAACCGCCGATCGGCTTCAGGAGGTTGACGCCCTGAACCACGTGAGAGCGCATCTCTTTGTATTCGCTTTCGCTGAGCCGAGCCGCCTTGTAGAGAATGTCGCGGCTGATGTCCAATTTTCCGAGGTCGTGCAGCAGCGCTGCCGCCCGCACGTCTTCAATCTGTTCTTCCTTCAGACCCATGTGGCCCGCGATCTTGGAGGAGAAGACGGAGACACGATAGGCGTGGTTTTGGGTGTACTTGTCATTGGCCATGAAGTGGCTGAGGATGAGCAGGATGCCCTCGTAGGTTTGTCGCAGCTCATGAAAATGCTGTTCTTTGCGCTCGTAGAGCGTTCCGGTGGCATAGGCGGTGACCACCAAAAACGAGCCCCAGGTCACCAAATCCAGATAGACGTCCAGGGTTCGATGAGCGAGCTGGATTTTCCCAGCGGCAAAAACGATCGGATTACCGAGGGCCACCCAAATCACAGTCAGAATGGAGGCGATGGCGGTTTGAACCGCTCGCTTGCGGCCAAAATAGTAGGCTGCAAACAACGTCGGCAAATTGTAAAAAGAGAGCAGCAGCCTTTGCGAAGAGACAAAGAAATTCACCACCGCCGCGAAAGCCAAGATCGAGAAGATCAGCAGCAGTTCCTTGTTTGTGTCGAGAAGTTTCTTGATCAATCTCTCGCTCATGTTCCTCTCTCAAAAGAGCGCCTTCGAGCGCCGTTCCGGGTCAATCCGGCGTTCCGCGTGCGCCACCAGTCCCCACGCTGCCAACACTCTAAACCCCGGCTTCGAAGCCACGCAATAGACTGCCCGTCACAAATACTTCCCGTACGAACGTACTAAGCCCTTCTGGTACTACAGGAAAGCGGATGCGACGCCACCCCGGCTGCTCTCGGCCCTTTATGGGTCCGGCTTGCGGGCCTAGCGGGATCGTTCCCGCGGGGCAGAAGGGGCGGTCAGGAGAAAAAATCCGTCTCCAGCAGGGCGGGCCTTCTGGGTTAGAATGTGCCCGCAGCCATGGCAGCCGGGGAAACGATAAAACCAAGGGTGGCCATTTATCCCGGGTCTTTTGACCCGATCACCAACGGGCACCTGGACTTGATCGAGCGGGGCGCCAAAATCTTTGATCGTCTGATCGTCGCGCTCCTTCGGAATCCTGACAAAGGCCCGCTTTTTACCATTCCCGAGCGCGAGATGATGCTGCGCGAGGTAACCAAACATCTTTCCAACGTGGAAGTGGACACCTTTGACGGGCTGCTGGTGGATTACGCCACCCGTCGCGGCGCGCAGGTGATCCTGCGCGGCATACGGGCTATTTCCGATTACGAATACGAACTACAAATGGCCTTAATGAACCGCAAGCTGGAACCCCAGTTAGAGACGGTATTCATGATGCCGGCCGAGGCTTACAGCTATCTGAGCTCGCGGCTGGTGCGGGAGATCTTTCAACTAGGCGGCTCCATCAAGGGGTTGGTGCCGCCGATCGTCGAGGAACGACTGCGTCACAAGGTGCCGCGATAGCGCCCATGCAACTCGCCGAACGCTTGCAACGGATTGCTCTTTCCCCCA encodes:
- a CDS encoding ACT domain-containing protein, with translation MPTSKEFAIRMEDRPGTLGKFCRALADRGVNILAFQSVPFEGKSLVRLVVDNPATAKTVIDSEQLACTETEVAQVKLPHRPGELARAASRLGEANININYAYVGVEPGTNAPLLIFGVAEVARAVAILEQATAAAAI
- the iscX gene encoding Fe-S cluster assembly protein IscX is translated as MPGNLTWDDAEDIALKLIELHSDTDPMTLRFTDLHKWVTELPDFGDDPKGSNEGKLEAIQMAWFEEWKEKQEG
- a CDS encoding 2Fe-2S iron-sulfur cluster-binding protein codes for the protein MKITFLPLNKTVEVDLETMPYREHGKPHSFLDIALNNGIHLEHACGGNCACTTCHVVVKKGMELLSEAQDDELDKLDMAADLQLNSRLGCQSVITRNEGEIVIEIPAWNRNYVSEGGESSMVTAKKED
- the dnaK gene encoding molecular chaperone DnaK, with the translated sequence MGKVVGIDLGTTFSLVAYTEFGQPNCIQGPAGTTLCPSVVSLDEDGQVVVGELARQRLLTHPERTIYSVKRLMGRGVEDVREELKIFPFRIDEKSKNVIRVRLGGGAEHRSNRGERVFTPPEISAFILRELKSWAETFFGEEVDRAVITVPAYFNDSQRQATKDAGTLAGLEVLRLVNEPTAASLAYGLDKRRNGRIAVYDFGGGTFDISILKLKDGIFEVQSTNGDTHLGGDDIDNLLVEYLVEKLNACFEDRQPLDALVRQHLRKQAIQIKHELSVKETVAVHLATWDLPQGNHGSGADKLQLSFDLSRAEFEQMVEPIIERTLGPARLALKDAGLKPAEIDEVVLVGGSTRMPLVRRRVEELFGRKPHCELNPDEVVALGAAVQADILEGGVKDMLLLDVTPLSLGIETMGGAVARIIPRNSTIPASASEMFTTAVEGQTSIDIHVLQGEREMARDCRSLARFQLKPIAPAPAGLPRIEVKFLIDANGILTVAAADLHTGREQKVEVKPSYGLSEAEIERMIEESFTFAEQDFKQRQLVEARNEAEAILKATEKSLGDESASLLGAGERAAIEASLAELKAVTTGEDYKKIREVIDQLNQATYHLAEILMDSAVQATLKGKKLNEV
- the hscB gene encoding Fe-S protein assembly co-chaperone HscB, with protein sequence MSKDQPKPTTLTPEGAVLLCWSCQAPVGGDPFCRSCMKIQPPAQEDYFLALGLDRKLALAAGDLETRFHEMSWKLHPDNFHKASALERTLSLKQSSILNDAYRTLRHPVARTEYLLRIEGARREGAKKQQAPQDLLEEVFALNEFLDEMRMEKRAGHAVPEELAGRLKEAKKNFEAKLKKVDDELTATFGNWDALPTGAAAEAKKPVLDRLNAILNRRSYIRNLLEDVQEVMEV
- a CDS encoding iron-sulfur cluster assembly accessory protein translates to MITVTEKAAKRIRELLQKEGIPIEAGGLRLGVQGGGCSGLTYAMRIDKQSRPSDKVFVQDGMRVFVDPKSYLYLAGTVLDFKEDLMQQGFVFENPNASKTCGCGTSFSA
- the iscU gene encoding Fe-S cluster assembly scaffold IscU; translated protein: MAYSNKVIDHYNNPRNVGSMPKEDPDVGTGLVGAPECGDVMKLQLKVNPETTVIEDAKFKTFGCGSAIASSSLATEWVKGKTVEDALKIKNTEIVKELSLPPVKIHCSVLAEDAIKAAVRDWKKKRGEEVPTAHAAIPASTASPSQS
- a CDS encoding IscS subfamily cysteine desulfurase, giving the protein MAIKLPIYMDNHATTPVDPRVVEAMLPFYNEKFGNAASRNHAFGWEAEKAVEDARATIARLINASSKEIIFTSGATESDNLAIKGVAEMYREKGDHLITCVIEHKAVLDTCKRLEKYGFKVTYLPVAGDGLIDLDELKRAITPKTILVTIMAANNEIGVVQPVEEIGKITRERGVLFHTDGVQAVGKIPMDVQKMNIDLMSLTGHKIYGPKGIGALYVRRKNPRVQVAPIIDGGGHERGMRSGTLNVPSIVGFGKACELCEKEMGDEAARLGRLRDRLKDRIFSQLDEVYVNGSLTHRLPHNMNISFAYVEGESLLMGINDVAVSSGSACTSATLEPSYVLKALGVGEDLAHTSIRFGLGRFNTEEEVDYVTARVVETVNRLRELSPLYEMAKEGVDLKKMQWTA
- a CDS encoding Rrf2 family transcriptional regulator, with amino-acid sequence MLKLTKKADYGLIAVKHLAMRGQAASCSATDIAESYGIPAQLMAKVLQKLTKRGLLVSRHGSNGGYALARAAADITALEVISAIDGPLYITSCVTTHGDCYQTPRCTVREPLRKVNDSILQVLGTIRISELAAEGTPRLATESVTIRT
- a CDS encoding HD domain-containing phosphohydrolase, encoding MSERLIKKLLDTNKELLLIFSILAFAAVVNFFVSSQRLLLSFYNLPTLFAAYYFGRKRAVQTAIASILTVIWVALGNPIVFAAGKIQLAHRTLDVYLDLVTWGSFLVVTAYATGTLYERKEQHFHELRQTYEGILLILSHFMANDKYTQNHAYRVSVFSSKIAGHMGLKEEQIEDVRAAALLHDLGKLDISRDILYKAARLSESEYKEMRSHVVQGVNLLKPIGGSLKRVIPIVLAHHDKFDGTGYNPLQGEQIPIEARILSVADVYDSLTTDRPYRKAISPFEVREMIVQGSGKDFDPKVVAAFERALRNNEFEIPEFLV
- the coaD gene encoding pantetheine-phosphate adenylyltransferase, which gives rise to MAAGETIKPRVAIYPGSFDPITNGHLDLIERGAKIFDRLIVALLRNPDKGPLFTIPEREMMLREVTKHLSNVEVDTFDGLLVDYATRRGAQVILRGIRAISDYEYELQMALMNRKLEPQLETVFMMPAEAYSYLSSRLVREIFQLGGSIKGLVPPIVEERLRHKVPR